The Herbiconiux sp. SALV-R1 nucleotide sequence GCCTCGACGCGAGCGGCGTCGTCACGCGCCGGCGTGATTGGCTGGCCGACCCCGGCGTCGAGATCCCGCTGCAGGCCACCGCCGTGCACGGTGTCGCCACCGCCCGCGCCCGCGCCGAGGGCCGCCCGGCCGCCGAGGTGGTGGGCGAGATCGTCGAAGAGCTGCGCGCCGCGCTCGAAGACGGCTACGCGCTCGTCATCTACAACGCGCCCTACGACCTCACGCTGCTCGCCCGCGAGGCCGTGCGCCACGGCGTCGCGCCGCTCGTCGGCCCGTTCCCCGTCATCGACCCGCTGGTCATCGACAAGCGGGTCGACCGCTACCGCAAGGGCAAGCGCACCCTCGAGGTCACCGCCTCCGTCTACGGCGTCGACCTCACCGACGCCCACGACGCCGGAGCCGACGCCATCGCCGCCGGTCGCGTCGCCCAGGCCCTCGGGCTCCGCCACGGCGCCGACCTCGCCCTCACCGCCGCCGAGCTCCACACCGCCCAGATCGCCTGGCACGACGCCCAGTGCGACTCCTTCGAAGACTACATGCGCACCACCCGCGACCCCTCCTTCACCGCCCGCCGGGGCTGGCCCGAGGTCCCTGCGCCCGTGCCCGCGGCGGTCCCTGTGTCAGCTGATCGCTAGGCGGGCGCTGAGAGCGGATGCGCGGGTCGGGTCGGCCTTCGTGAGACGGGTCTTGGTGAGGTTGTCGCGGACGATCCGGCGTGCATCCCGGTCGTTCGACGAGGCCAAGCGCTCGAGGGCGGAGAAGGTCTCGGCGGGGGCGGCGACGCCGACGACGCTGAAGGCGTAGCCGAGGGTCTGGCGGAGCACGCGCACGGCCTCGGCGAGCCGCGCGTCAGCGCGACGCGACTCGGCGGGGACGCTCAGGAGCAGAGCCGTGCAGCCGTCGAGCAAGCGCAGGGCGCCGAGGGCGTCGGCGTGCTGCTTGACCAGGCGCGGCTCGGCCGCCGCCGCGGCCACCGCGCGGGCGCGCAGCAGTCCGTCTGCGGAGGGCGGGGCGGCAGTGTGCCACTCCCCCGACCAGTTCGTCAGCAGCGCCCAGAACGCGGGCCGGTCGGCGTCGCCCAGGCGCTGCAGCGCCAGGGCGACGCCCTCGCGCACCCGCCAGCGGTCGTCGGTGGCGAGGTCGGCGAGGCGCCGCGCGAGCTGCGGGGAATGCTCCGCGGGTGCCTCGGCGAGCAGCCGGCCGAGCCCGATCGTGCCGCAGAGGGCCTCGTATTCGTCTGTGCTTTCGCTGAGGGTGTGCAGCATCCGCTCGTCTGCCGTGTCGGCCACCGCCTGGGCGAGCGTGAGGTTCGCCCGCGGCCCGGGCAGACCCGAGTGCTCGGCCAGGTAGCCGGCCCACTCTCCCGCCGGTAGACCGGCCAGATCGGCACGGTAGGCGCTTGGTGAACTCACGACACCAGTGTGCCGCACGCAGACGACCCCACCGGCCGAAGCCGATGGGGTCGTCTGGTGGATCGAGCCGAACTTACTTGCTGCCGCCGAAGCCCTTGTAGCGGCTGTTGAACTTCTCGACGCGACCGGCGGAGTCGAGGATGCGCTGCTTGCCCGTGTAGAACGGGTGCGACTCCGACGAGATCTCGACGTCGATGACGGGGTAGGTGTTGCCGTCTTCCCACTCGATCGTCTTCGACGACGACACGGTGGAACGGGTGAGGAAGGTCGCGCCCGAGGCGAGGTCGCGGAAAACCACTGCTTCGTACGTGG carries:
- a CDS encoding exonuclease domain-containing protein; this translates as MEIVDVPLFDLPAEPEVLSKTAVAPVVVVQPALFETAEVLLSPLPAWAERLVVFDLETTGIDVETSRVVTANVSRLDASGVVTRRRDWLADPGVEIPLQATAVHGVATARARAEGRPAAEVVGEIVEELRAALEDGYALVIYNAPYDLTLLAREAVRHGVAPLVGPFPVIDPLVIDKRVDRYRKGKRTLEVTASVYGVDLTDAHDAGADAIAAGRVAQALGLRHGADLALTAAELHTAQIAWHDAQCDSFEDYMRTTRDPSFTARRGWPEVPAPVPAAVPVSADR
- a CDS encoding HEAT repeat domain-containing protein, whose protein sequence is MSSPSAYRADLAGLPAGEWAGYLAEHSGLPGPRANLTLAQAVADTADERMLHTLSESTDEYEALCGTIGLGRLLAEAPAEHSPQLARRLADLATDDRWRVREGVALALQRLGDADRPAFWALLTNWSGEWHTAAPPSADGLLRARAVAAAAAEPRLVKQHADALGALRLLDGCTALLLSVPAESRRADARLAEAVRVLRQTLGYAFSVVGVAAPAETFSALERLASSNDRDARRIVRDNLTKTRLTKADPTRASALSARLAIS
- a CDS encoding type B 50S ribosomal protein L31; the protein is MKTDIHPTYEAVVFRDLASGATFLTRSTVSSSKTIEWEDGNTYPVIDVEISSESHPFYTGKQRILDSAGRVEKFNSRYKGFGGSK